From a region of the Kaistia sp. 32K genome:
- a CDS encoding SMP-30/gluconolactonase/LRE family protein, translating to MTDLGLRPLVPTLHQLAESAVYDDRNNRLLYCDIPDKAIHAVDLATGDTKVWRFPTVVGSFGLTESGRFVVALRDSVVIFDPETGESTTLAEIEADMPDTRLNDGKVGPDGCFWVGTMDANRQPVCALYRVSPDGTVEKKIDGLMVSNGLAFSPDGRTMFHSDSRGPWIDRWAFDPATGEISDRKRIAVLDDTIGRPDGGATDAEGNYWSAGVSGAKLNRFSPEGELLASYDVPAAAPTMPAFGGPDLKTLFLTSLRDGRTEEQLQRWPLTGSVFIGESPVAGSPVSRFRDV from the coding sequence ATGACGGATCTCGGCCTTCGCCCGCTTGTTCCCACCCTGCACCAGCTGGCCGAGAGCGCCGTCTATGACGACCGCAACAACCGGCTGCTCTATTGCGACATCCCGGACAAGGCGATCCATGCCGTCGATCTCGCGACGGGCGATACGAAGGTGTGGCGCTTCCCGACGGTCGTCGGCTCGTTCGGCCTGACCGAGAGCGGCCGCTTCGTCGTGGCGCTGCGCGACAGCGTCGTGATCTTCGATCCCGAGACGGGCGAGAGCACGACGCTGGCCGAGATCGAGGCCGACATGCCGGATACGCGTCTGAACGACGGCAAGGTCGGGCCGGATGGCTGCTTCTGGGTCGGCACCATGGACGCGAATCGCCAGCCGGTCTGCGCGCTCTATCGCGTCTCGCCGGACGGCACGGTCGAGAAGAAGATCGACGGGCTGATGGTCTCGAACGGCCTCGCCTTCTCGCCGGACGGGCGGACGATGTTCCATTCCGATTCGCGCGGCCCCTGGATCGATCGCTGGGCCTTCGATCCCGCGACCGGCGAGATCAGCGATCGCAAGCGCATCGCCGTGCTCGACGACACGATCGGCCGGCCGGATGGCGGCGCGACCGATGCCGAGGGCAACTATTGGAGCGCCGGCGTCTCCGGCGCCAAGCTGAACCGCTTCTCGCCTGAGGGCGAACTGCTGGCGAGCTATGACGTGCCGGCCGCTGCGCCGACCATGCCGGCCTTCGGCGGCCCGGACCTGAAAACACTGTTCCTGACCAGCCTGCGCGATGGCCGCACAGAAGAGCAGCTGCAGCGCTGGCCTCTGACCGGCTCG
- a CDS encoding dihydrodipicolinate synthase family protein, translating to MKTDAVTPADLARSVLSVPPLPRGADGAIHEGETRRLVDWLHAGGVTTYMFGGNANLYNIGVGEFATLLDVLERVSPADGWVIPSIGADYGKACDQVDLLRERAFPTAMLLPLTFPATPAGVATGLRKLADRYGKPLIAYVKNEGYIGARDLAALIADGAVCTVKYAVVRKDPAEDPLLSELLSATGSGERIISGIGERPVIDHVTRFGLNAFTSGSVCVAPHLSTAILKALKRGDTAEAAALREHFIPLEDLRDRHSPIRVLHAAVKEAGIAETGPMSEFLSNLDDPALLAEIRAAAETLRARSLERAETSAVG from the coding sequence ATGAAGACCGATGCCGTCACGCCTGCCGATCTCGCGCGCTCCGTCCTCTCGGTACCGCCCCTGCCGCGCGGCGCGGATGGCGCAATTCATGAGGGCGAGACGCGCCGCCTGGTCGACTGGCTGCACGCCGGCGGCGTCACGACCTACATGTTCGGCGGCAACGCCAACCTCTACAATATCGGCGTCGGCGAGTTCGCGACGCTGCTGGACGTCCTGGAGCGAGTTTCGCCCGCCGACGGCTGGGTGATCCCCTCGATCGGCGCCGACTACGGCAAGGCCTGCGACCAGGTCGACTTGCTGCGCGAGCGCGCCTTCCCGACCGCCATGCTGCTGCCCCTCACCTTCCCGGCCACGCCCGCCGGCGTCGCCACGGGCCTGCGCAAGCTCGCCGACCGCTATGGCAAGCCGCTGATCGCCTATGTGAAGAACGAGGGTTATATCGGGGCGCGCGATCTTGCCGCGCTGATCGCCGACGGCGCGGTGTGCACCGTCAAATACGCCGTGGTCCGCAAGGATCCGGCCGAGGATCCGCTGCTCTCCGAGCTGCTCTCGGCGACGGGATCGGGCGAGCGGATCATCAGCGGCATCGGCGAACGGCCGGTGATCGACCACGTCACGCGTTTCGGCCTCAACGCCTTCACCTCCGGCTCGGTCTGCGTCGCGCCGCATCTCTCGACCGCGATCCTCAAGGCGCTGAAGCGCGGCGACACGGCCGAGGCGGCAGCCTTGCGCGAACACTTCATCCCGCTCGAGGATCTCCGCGACCGGCATTCGCCGATCCGCGTGCTGCATGCCGCGGTGAAGGAGGCCGGCATCGCCGAGACCGGGCCGATGTCCGAATTCCTCAGCAACCTCGACGACCCGGCGCTCCTGGCCGAAATCCGCGCCGCCGCCGAGACCCTGCGCGCCAGGAGCCTTGAGCGGGCCGAGACAAGCGCCGTAGGCTGA
- a CDS encoding NAD(P)-dependent oxidoreductase, giving the protein MPYHRVLLTGAAGQLGRELRTRLAGRFPVLRLSDIAEMAPAGPGEEVIRCDLADAAAVAELCRDVDAILHFGGQSTEADWDTVLAANIAGSFHLWEGARQAGVRRIVFASSNHAIGMQRRSSRLDHTARAAPDSRYGLSKAFGEDLAALYAYKHGIAALCIRIGSSYAEPADARQLSTWMSFDDLVRMIEVGLAADYTYEIVYGVSDNTSSFWDNSNAERLGYHPADSADRFIDALRDRRSDDPTAERTQGGSFASVDFDGDPDALP; this is encoded by the coding sequence ATGCCCTATCACCGCGTTCTCCTGACCGGCGCCGCCGGCCAGCTCGGCCGCGAATTGCGGACGCGGCTCGCGGGCCGCTTTCCCGTCCTCCGCCTTTCCGACATCGCCGAGATGGCGCCGGCCGGTCCCGGCGAGGAGGTCATCCGCTGCGATCTCGCCGATGCCGCCGCCGTGGCCGAGCTCTGCCGCGACGTCGACGCGATCCTGCATTTCGGCGGGCAATCGACGGAGGCGGACTGGGACACGGTCCTCGCCGCCAACATCGCCGGCAGCTTCCATCTCTGGGAGGGCGCGCGGCAGGCCGGAGTTCGGCGCATCGTCTTCGCCAGCTCGAACCACGCGATCGGTATGCAACGCCGCTCGTCGCGGCTCGACCACACGGCGCGGGCAGCGCCCGACAGCCGCTACGGCCTCTCCAAGGCGTTCGGCGAGGATCTCGCCGCGCTCTATGCCTACAAGCACGGCATCGCCGCGCTTTGCATCCGCATCGGCTCGTCCTATGCCGAGCCGGCCGACGCGCGGCAGCTTTCGACCTGGATGTCGTTCGACGACCTCGTCCGGATGATCGAGGTCGGACTTGCGGCCGACTACACCTACGAGATTGTCTACGGCGTCTCCGACAATACCAGCTCGTTCTGGGACAATTCGAATGCCGAGCGGCTCGGCTACCATCCCGCCGACAGCGCCGATCGCTTCATCGACGCGCTGAGAGACAGGCGAAGCGACGACCCGACCGCCGAGCGGACCCAGGGCGGCAGCTTCGCCAGCGTCGACTTCGACGGAGACCCGGACGCCCTGCCCTGA
- a CDS encoding substrate-binding domain-containing protein, protein MKKILTTLALGASVSLIATAAYAQGGGSLGKAVGGYSFEDAAKEAPTTKDFHSKDGKLTFAIVTHTAGNGFFDPTYVGAQVAANAFGINLIKLGSEAPVDDIPREIEILNQVINDPTIDGLIMTTPQSGAYDDIVRKAFANGIPVATTNSFDPKIANRSQISHTGQLSTAAAIGGEALAKCVIDSGAKGGSIIFPSTTTLGNEEVNRRVTAAFEAAVKVLNDAGRLADFKVDAGPENIGIDVNKDDITNSVVSLIESRGDVVGAFAANGFVTPALGDAVAQLKQNGKICAFGFDLGPKQQEQIRTGALTGSLGQQPFLQGFWPVAQLYLQIDRGVSAANLDTSAQLVTKDTVDLVGKRFEN, encoded by the coding sequence ATGAAGAAGATTCTGACGACGCTTGCGCTTGGCGCATCGGTCTCGCTGATCGCCACCGCGGCGTATGCCCAGGGTGGTGGCAGCCTCGGCAAGGCCGTTGGCGGCTATTCGTTCGAGGACGCCGCCAAGGAAGCGCCGACGACCAAGGATTTCCATTCCAAGGACGGCAAGCTCACTTTCGCGATCGTCACCCATACCGCCGGCAACGGCTTCTTCGATCCGACCTATGTCGGCGCCCAGGTCGCGGCCAACGCCTTCGGCATCAACCTGATCAAGCTCGGTTCGGAAGCGCCGGTCGACGACATTCCGCGCGAGATCGAGATCCTCAACCAGGTCATCAACGACCCGACGATCGACGGCCTGATCATGACGACGCCGCAGTCGGGCGCCTATGACGACATCGTCAGAAAGGCCTTCGCCAACGGCATCCCGGTCGCCACCACCAACTCGTTCGACCCGAAGATCGCCAACCGCTCGCAGATCAGCCATACTGGCCAGCTCTCGACGGCCGCCGCGATCGGCGGCGAAGCGCTCGCCAAATGCGTCATCGACAGTGGCGCCAAGGGCGGCTCGATCATCTTCCCGTCGACGACCACGCTCGGCAACGAGGAAGTGAACCGCCGCGTCACGGCCGCCTTCGAAGCCGCCGTCAAGGTGCTCAACGACGCCGGTCGCCTGGCTGACTTCAAGGTCGACGCCGGTCCGGAGAACATCGGCATCGACGTCAACAAGGACGACATCACCAACTCGGTCGTCTCGCTGATCGAATCGCGCGGCGACGTCGTCGGCGCCTTCGCCGCCAACGGCTTCGTCACGCCGGCGCTCGGCGACGCGGTCGCCCAGCTGAAGCAAAACGGCAAGATCTGCGCCTTCGGCTTCGACCTCGGACCGAAGCAGCAGGAGCAGATCCGCACCGGCGCGCTCACCGGCTCGCTCGGCCAGCAGCCCTTCCTGCAGGGCTTCTGGCCCGTCGCCCAGCTCTACCTCCAGATCGACCGCGGCGTCTCCGCCGCCAATCTCGACACGAGCGCGCAGCTCGTGACGAAGGACACGGTCGACCTGGTCGGCAAGCGCTTCGAAAACTGA
- a CDS encoding ABC transporter permease — MPMTSTTLAPPRRRLPLELIGGWEVGLLIFMVLLYIAGVFINPKFFGQTDAISAILRDTARYGVMAAGMTFVIINKDLDLSVGSTFGLVATVFSLAFSTSYYDLGIVPSLLAAIAVGLGVGLINGFFVTVLRVPSFITTLTMLFIGRGFVLGLTGGKTVSYSEKALTAPWFFQIGETNAFGFNNQILIFALVTAVGMYVLAKTRWGYETYATGGNELAATYAGIPTRRVRMRAYVLSALAATLAGLMSVAQDKGITSQYGQGAELIVIASVIVGGASILGGRGRLLGGALGAILVTLIDKVLREGIPMSRTVKVGDVEMQVQGMAQLPPGAVPAFLGLILLISVLIEPWIIRRNVFPRLWARVRGKPLPPIIEIGGVAIEGAQTKGSSASDRSMKARGPIGHFLARRDAAAIILAVVLWCVGLYLRPDFWGSLDNTFNLMLSFTEVGLLSIGMTYVIANADIDLSVGSVLALSAATCAFLMKQMGFDPMSAAFIALVAGAAAGFINALLTVSFGLPAFVATLGMFYMARGIGAWLTAGRQLSSFPEAFNLIGRKLIDALAYFKVAPARGTLLYDIAAAVSVQTLFMIVVAILAGIVLAKTPFGQMVYATGGNRRAADYAGINTARVRAISLVFSALCAAFAGVIYVAFLRSFNPSAGQLRELDAIAAVIIGGGSIFGGYGTVLGALAGAAVIALIRALLSLQLILGNGQSFVMPQHWVNVFIGLILVIAVVGDIWFRQGDLAGSIRRRLSRKSGATPETAHV, encoded by the coding sequence ATGCCCATGACATCGACGACCCTTGCTCCACCCCGCAGACGCCTGCCGCTCGAATTGATCGGAGGCTGGGAAGTCGGCCTGCTGATCTTCATGGTGCTGCTCTACATCGCGGGCGTCTTCATCAATCCCAAGTTCTTCGGCCAGACCGACGCCATCTCGGCGATCCTGCGTGACACGGCGCGCTATGGCGTCATGGCGGCCGGGATGACCTTCGTCATCATCAACAAGGACCTCGACCTCTCGGTCGGCTCGACTTTCGGCCTGGTCGCGACGGTGTTCTCGCTGGCCTTCTCGACATCCTATTACGACCTCGGCATCGTGCCGTCGCTCCTCGCCGCCATCGCCGTCGGGCTCGGCGTCGGGCTGATCAACGGCTTCTTCGTCACGGTCCTGCGCGTTCCCTCCTTCATCACGACGCTGACGATGCTGTTCATCGGACGCGGTTTTGTGCTGGGGCTGACGGGCGGCAAGACCGTCTCCTACAGCGAGAAGGCGCTGACGGCGCCCTGGTTCTTCCAGATCGGCGAGACCAACGCCTTCGGCTTCAACAACCAGATCCTGATCTTCGCGCTGGTGACGGCCGTCGGCATGTACGTGCTCGCCAAGACGCGCTGGGGCTACGAGACCTATGCGACGGGCGGCAACGAGCTGGCGGCGACCTATGCCGGCATCCCGACCCGGCGCGTCCGCATGCGCGCCTATGTGCTGTCGGCGCTCGCCGCCACGCTCGCCGGCCTGATGAGCGTCGCGCAGGACAAGGGCATCACCTCGCAATATGGCCAGGGCGCGGAACTGATCGTCATCGCGTCGGTCATCGTCGGCGGCGCCTCGATCCTCGGCGGCCGCGGCCGCCTGCTCGGCGGCGCGCTCGGCGCCATTCTCGTCACGCTGATCGACAAGGTGCTGCGCGAGGGCATCCCGATGAGCCGAACCGTCAAGGTCGGCGACGTCGAGATGCAGGTGCAAGGCATGGCGCAGCTGCCGCCCGGCGCCGTCCCGGCCTTCCTCGGCCTGATCCTGCTGATCTCGGTGCTGATCGAGCCCTGGATCATCCGCCGCAACGTCTTCCCGCGCCTCTGGGCGCGGGTGCGGGGCAAGCCCCTGCCCCCGATCATCGAGATCGGCGGCGTCGCCATCGAGGGCGCGCAGACCAAGGGCTCGTCCGCCTCGGACCGCTCGATGAAGGCGCGCGGCCCGATCGGCCACTTCCTCGCCCGGCGCGACGCGGCGGCGATCATCCTCGCCGTCGTGCTCTGGTGCGTCGGCCTCTATCTCCGGCCCGATTTCTGGGGCTCGCTCGACAACACCTTCAACCTGATGCTGTCCTTCACCGAAGTCGGCCTGCTGTCGATCGGCATGACCTATGTCATCGCCAATGCCGACATCGACCTGTCGGTCGGTTCGGTGCTGGCGCTGTCGGCCGCGACCTGCGCTTTCCTGATGAAACAGATGGGCTTCGACCCGATGAGCGCGGCCTTCATCGCGCTGGTGGCCGGCGCCGCGGCCGGCTTCATCAACGCACTGCTGACGGTGAGCTTCGGCCTGCCCGCCTTCGTCGCGACGCTCGGCATGTTCTACATGGCGCGCGGCATCGGCGCCTGGCTGACGGCCGGCCGCCAGCTCTCCTCCTTCCCGGAGGCGTTCAACCTGATCGGCCGCAAGCTGATCGACGCGCTCGCCTATTTCAAGGTCGCGCCGGCGCGGGGAACCCTGCTCTACGACATCGCCGCCGCCGTCAGCGTGCAGACGCTCTTCATGATCGTCGTCGCGATCCTTGCCGGCATCGTGCTCGCCAAGACGCCGTTCGGCCAGATGGTCTACGCCACCGGCGGCAACCGCCGCGCAGCCGACTATGCCGGCATCAACACGGCGCGGGTGCGGGCGATCAGCCTGGTGTTCTCGGCGCTCTGCGCCGCGTTCGCCGGCGTGATCTACGTCGCCTTCCTGCGCTCGTTCAATCCGTCGGCCGGGCAGCTGCGCGAGCTCGACGCGATCGCCGCCGTCATCATCGGCGGTGGCTCGATCTTCGGCGGCTACGGCACGGTGCTCGGGGCGCTCGCCGGCGCGGCGGTGATCGCGCTGATCCGCGCGCTGCTGTCGCTGCAATTGATCCTCGGCAACGGCCAGTCTTTCGTGATGCCGCAGCACTGGGTCAACGTCTTCATCGGTCTCATCCTCGTCATCGCCGTCGTCGGCGACATCTGGTTCCGGCAGGGCGATCTCGCCGGCTCGATCCGTCGCCGCCTTTCCCGAAAATCCGGGGCTACCCCCGAAACAGCGCACGTCTGA
- a CDS encoding ATP-binding cassette domain-containing protein codes for MSETKAATPIVEMRHISKAFGPVQALKDINLTLGEGEILGLVGDNSAGKSTLMKVMTGAYQRDSGEVLVSGKPTHFKNPHESREEGIEMIYQDFALCGNMDIAQNIFLGRWPKKGLFVDRNRMYAEADEVLKRLKVDVNSVFQKVESLSGGRQQSVAIARAISFNPRVVVLDEPTANLSVMATERLLETMSELKRQGVAQIIISHRLTDIFEVGDRIMVMKRGQNVGDRYIQHTTEQEVLELIVSGTPEAALTADQALAARAA; via the coding sequence ATGTCAGAAACCAAGGCTGCCACCCCGATCGTCGAGATGCGCCACATCTCGAAGGCCTTCGGCCCCGTCCAGGCCCTCAAGGATATCAATTTGACGCTCGGCGAGGGCGAGATCCTCGGCCTCGTCGGCGACAACTCGGCCGGCAAGTCGACGCTGATGAAGGTGATGACCGGCGCCTATCAGCGCGATTCCGGCGAGGTGCTGGTCTCGGGCAAGCCGACCCACTTCAAGAACCCGCATGAAAGCCGCGAAGAGGGGATCGAGATGATCTACCAGGACTTCGCGCTCTGCGGGAACATGGACATCGCCCAGAACATCTTCCTCGGCCGCTGGCCGAAGAAGGGCCTCTTCGTCGATCGCAACCGCATGTATGCGGAAGCCGACGAGGTGCTGAAGCGGCTGAAGGTGGACGTGAACTCCGTCTTCCAGAAGGTCGAGAGCCTGTCCGGCGGCCGCCAGCAATCCGTCGCCATCGCCCGCGCCATCTCGTTCAACCCGCGCGTCGTCGTGCTCGACGAGCCGACCGCCAACCTCTCCGTCATGGCGACCGAACGCCTGCTCGAGACCATGTCGGAACTGAAGCGCCAAGGCGTCGCGCAGATCATCATCTCGCATCGCCTGACCGACATCTTCGAGGTCGGAGACCGCATCATGGTGATGAAGCGCGGCCAGAATGTCGGCGATCGCTACATCCAGCACACGACCGAGCAGGAGGTGCTGGAACTGATCGTCTCGGGCACGCCGGAAGCGGCACTGACCGCCGACCAGGCGCTGGCGGCGCGCGCCGCCTAG
- a CDS encoding nitroreductase, with translation MPPMNHQGPAHHGTPATAAAPIYDDSFELQFSPNMLAKLETRRSVPMRAFDPAPIPVDHLDRILRIAARAPDHGRLAPWRFIVIEGEARRLSGERFDALYAARTPDLDASKQDMWTLYMMRSPVTVVLVSRPDPTSKIPEWDQILGSGAVGMNLIHAASAHGYATQWLLKWPGRDAEAAALLGVREDERVAGFIHLGRQTERPADRLRPDLETIVTRWTG, from the coding sequence ATGCCCCCCATGAATCATCAGGGCCCCGCCCATCACGGCACGCCGGCAACCGCCGCCGCGCCGATTTACGACGACTCGTTCGAGCTGCAGTTTTCGCCCAACATGCTGGCGAAGCTGGAGACGCGCCGTTCGGTGCCGATGCGCGCCTTCGATCCGGCGCCGATCCCCGTCGACCATCTCGACCGCATCCTCCGCATCGCCGCACGCGCGCCCGACCACGGCCGTCTGGCGCCCTGGCGCTTCATCGTCATCGAGGGCGAGGCGCGCCGGTTGTCCGGCGAGCGCTTCGATGCGCTCTATGCCGCCCGCACGCCCGATCTCGATGCCTCGAAGCAGGACATGTGGACGCTCTACATGATGCGCTCCCCGGTCACGGTCGTGCTCGTCAGCCGCCCCGATCCGACGTCCAAGATTCCGGAATGGGACCAGATCCTCGGCTCCGGCGCCGTCGGCATGAACCTGATCCATGCCGCCTCCGCGCATGGCTACGCGACGCAGTGGCTGCTGAAATGGCCGGGTCGCGACGCCGAGGCCGCCGCCCTTCTCGGCGTGCGGGAAGATGAGCGCGTCGCCGGCTTCATCCATCTCGGCCGCCAGACGGAACGCCCGGCCGATCGGCTCCGCCCGGACCTCGAGACGATCGTCACGCGCTGGACTGGTTGA
- a CDS encoding DMT family transporter, whose translation MPALADNSRGIIMMVLSNLAFIINDTWIKLASDGLPTGQILFIRGLISFAVIFVIVLATGAYRDWRSVCNGLVAWRTVGEIGATLLYLYALFNMPIANVTAIGQIVPLMTTAAAAVFLAEPVGWRRWLAVAVGFFGVMLIMRPSLSGFDIYSLAALASMAFITLRDLVTREFRPGISTLLVIAVTAAAVTMTGAGLAIVEEWSAPEAGQWLMLGAAAVLLVCGYGSSILAMRLGAMAVVAPFRYAGIIFAVIIGYVVWSDVPDALTLIGTLIVVSTGVYTFRREMRLAQKVPPSPAVIVNQSSA comes from the coding sequence ATGCCCGCCCTGGCCGACAATTCCCGCGGCATCATCATGATGGTGCTCTCCAATCTCGCCTTCATCATCAACGACACCTGGATCAAGCTGGCGAGCGACGGCCTGCCGACGGGGCAGATTCTCTTCATCCGCGGCCTCATTTCCTTCGCGGTGATCTTCGTCATCGTGCTGGCGACGGGCGCCTATCGGGACTGGCGTTCCGTCTGCAACGGGCTGGTCGCCTGGCGCACCGTCGGCGAGATCGGCGCGACGCTGCTCTATCTCTATGCGCTCTTCAACATGCCGATCGCCAATGTGACGGCGATCGGCCAGATCGTGCCGCTGATGACGACGGCCGCGGCAGCGGTCTTCCTGGCGGAGCCGGTCGGCTGGCGGCGCTGGCTGGCGGTGGCCGTCGGTTTCTTCGGCGTGATGCTGATCATGCGGCCGAGCCTGTCGGGCTTCGACATCTATTCGCTGGCGGCACTGGCCTCGATGGCCTTCATCACGCTGCGCGATCTGGTGACGCGGGAGTTCAGGCCCGGCATTTCGACCCTGCTGGTGATCGCCGTCACTGCCGCCGCCGTGACGATGACCGGCGCCGGTCTCGCGATCGTCGAGGAGTGGTCGGCGCCGGAGGCGGGGCAGTGGCTGATGCTCGGAGCGGCCGCGGTCCTGCTCGTCTGCGGCTACGGCTCGTCGATCCTCGCCATGCGCCTCGGCGCCATGGCCGTGGTGGCGCCCTTCCGCTATGCCGGCATCATCTTCGCCGTCATCATCGGCTATGTGGTGTGGAGCGACGTGCCGGACGCACTGACGCTGATCGGCACGCTGATCGTGGTGTCGACGGGCGTCTACACGTTCCGGCGCGAAATGCGCCTGGCGCAGAAGGTCCCGCCGTCCCCGGCCGTGATCGTCAACCAGTCCAGCGCGTGA
- the moaA gene encoding GTP 3',8-cyclase MoaA, producing the protein MNQIVPMVAETKPMIDPFGRSITYLRVSVTDRCDFRCVYCMAEDMTFLPKRDVLSLEELDRLCSAFIAKGVRRLRLTGGEPLVRRNILSLIRSLGRHIDSGQLDELTLTTNGSQLHRFAGELVEAGVRRINVSMDTLDPARFRAITRWGDLGKVMEGLDAAQAAGLKVKINAVALKDVNEHEIDDLIRFAHGRGMDLTLIETMPLGEVDVDRTEQYLPLSTVRARLEETWTLNEIPYKTGGPARYVEIAETGGRLGFITPLTHNFCESCNRVRVTCTGTLFMCLGQEDATDLRAPLRASEHNALLSAAIDEAITRKPKGHDFIIDREHRRPAVGRHMSMTGG; encoded by the coding sequence GTCTCGGTGACGGACCGATGCGATTTCCGCTGCGTCTATTGCATGGCCGAGGACATGACCTTCCTGCCGAAGCGGGACGTGCTGTCGCTCGAGGAACTGGACCGGCTGTGCAGCGCCTTCATCGCCAAGGGCGTGCGTCGCCTGCGCCTGACCGGTGGCGAGCCGCTCGTCCGCCGCAACATCCTGTCGCTGATCCGCTCGCTCGGCCGGCATATCGACAGCGGCCAGCTCGACGAACTGACGCTCACCACCAATGGCTCGCAACTCCATCGCTTCGCCGGCGAGCTGGTGGAGGCCGGCGTGCGCCGTATCAACGTGTCGATGGATACGCTCGATCCCGCCCGTTTCCGCGCGATCACGCGCTGGGGCGATCTCGGCAAGGTGATGGAAGGGCTGGACGCCGCGCAGGCCGCCGGCCTCAAGGTGAAGATCAACGCCGTCGCGCTTAAGGACGTCAACGAGCATGAGATCGACGACCTGATCCGCTTCGCGCATGGTCGCGGCATGGACCTGACCTTGATCGAGACGATGCCGCTCGGCGAGGTCGACGTCGACCGGACCGAGCAATATCTGCCGCTTTCGACCGTGCGGGCGCGTCTCGAAGAGACATGGACGCTGAACGAGATCCCGTACAAGACCGGCGGCCCCGCGCGCTATGTCGAAATCGCGGAGACCGGCGGCCGGCTCGGCTTCATCACGCCGCTGACGCATAATTTCTGCGAGAGCTGCAACCGCGTCCGCGTCACCTGCACCGGCACGCTGTTCATGTGCCTCGGCCAGGAGGATGCGACGGACCTGCGCGCGCCGCTTCGCGCCTCCGAGCACAATGCGCTGCTTTCGGCGGCGATCGACGAGGCGATCACCCGCAAGCCGAAGGGGCATGATTTCATCATCGATCGCGAGCACCGCCGCCCCGCCGTCGGCCGGCACATGAGCATGACGGGCGGCTGA